A genomic region of Pseudomonas frederiksbergensis contains the following coding sequences:
- a CDS encoding tetratricopeptide repeat protein, whose amino-acid sequence MIESLEKMLAKGVDNSLLRFGLGKGYLDLGENAKAAEHFSRCVAFDPKYSAAWKLLGKAHLALADHAAARQAWEQGLEAARAHGDKQAEKEMTVFLKKLDRLGN is encoded by the coding sequence ATGATCGAATCACTGGAAAAAATGCTCGCCAAGGGTGTGGATAACTCGCTGCTGCGCTTCGGCCTGGGCAAGGGTTATCTGGATCTGGGCGAAAATGCCAAGGCGGCCGAGCATTTCAGCCGGTGCGTGGCGTTCGATCCGAAGTACTCGGCGGCCTGGAAGTTGTTGGGCAAGGCTCACTTGGCGCTGGCTGACCATGCCGCCGCCCGCCAGGCCTGGGAGCAGGGTCTGGAAGCCGCCCGCGCGCACGGTGACAAGCAGGCGGAAAAGGAAATGACGGTGTTTCTGAAGAAGCTTGACCGGCTGGGCAACTGA
- the trkA gene encoding Trk system potassium transporter TrkA yields the protein MKIIILGAGQVGGTLAEHLASEANDITVVDTDGERLRDLGDRLDIRTVHGRGSLPTVLRQAGADDADMLVAVTNSDETNMVACQVAHTLFHTPTKIARVREAAYLTRAGLFDNDAIPVDVLISPEQVVTHYIKRLIEHPGALQVIDFAEGKAQLVAVKAYYGGPLVGQQLRQLREHMPNVDTRVAAIFRRDRPILPQGDTVIEADDEVFFIAAKANIRAVMSEMRRLDESYKRIVIAGGGQIGERLAEAIESRYQVKIIEMNPARCRYLSDTLDSTVVLQGSASDRDLLLEENIADADLFLALTNDDEANIMSSLLAKRLGAKKVMTIINNPAYVDLIQGGDIDIAISPQLATIGTLLAHVRRGDIVSVHSLRRGAAEAIEAIAHGDAKSSKVIGKAIENIVLPPGTTIGAIIRDEEVLIAHDDTVIEAGDHVILFLVDKKHIRDVEKLFHVGLSFF from the coding sequence ATGAAGATCATCATCCTCGGCGCCGGGCAGGTGGGCGGCACATTGGCGGAACACTTGGCCAGCGAAGCGAACGACATCACCGTGGTCGACACCGACGGCGAACGCCTGCGTGACCTCGGTGATCGCCTCGATATCCGCACCGTGCACGGTCGCGGCTCGCTCCCGACAGTACTGCGCCAGGCCGGTGCCGACGACGCCGACATGCTGGTGGCGGTAACCAACAGCGATGAAACCAACATGGTCGCCTGCCAGGTCGCGCACACCCTGTTCCACACCCCGACCAAAATCGCCCGGGTGCGCGAAGCCGCGTACCTGACCCGCGCCGGCCTGTTCGACAATGACGCGATTCCGGTCGACGTGTTGATCAGCCCGGAACAAGTGGTTACCCACTACATCAAGCGCCTGATCGAGCACCCCGGTGCCTTGCAGGTGATCGACTTCGCCGAGGGCAAGGCCCAGCTGGTGGCGGTCAAGGCTTACTACGGTGGGCCGCTGGTGGGTCAGCAACTGCGCCAGTTGCGCGAACATATGCCGAACGTCGACACCCGCGTGGCGGCGATTTTCCGTCGTGACCGACCGATCCTGCCGCAAGGCGATACGGTGATCGAAGCCGACGACGAAGTGTTTTTCATCGCCGCCAAAGCGAACATTCGCGCAGTCATGAGCGAAATGCGCCGGCTCGATGAGAGCTACAAACGTATCGTCATCGCCGGCGGCGGGCAGATCGGCGAACGGCTGGCCGAGGCCATCGAAAGCCGCTATCAGGTGAAGATCATCGAGATGAATCCGGCGCGCTGCCGCTACCTCTCGGACACCCTCGACAGCACTGTGGTGTTGCAGGGCAGCGCCTCGGACCGCGACTTGCTGCTGGAAGAGAACATCGCCGACGCCGATCTCTTCCTGGCGCTGACCAACGACGACGAAGCCAACATCATGTCATCACTGTTGGCCAAACGCCTGGGCGCCAAAAAGGTGATGACCATCATCAACAACCCGGCCTACGTCGACCTGATCCAGGGCGGTGATATCGATATCGCCATCAGCCCGCAGCTGGCGACCATCGGCACCTTGCTGGCCCACGTGCGCCGTGGCGATATCGTCAGCGTGCACTCGCTGCGCCGCGGTGCGGCAGAAGCCATCGAGGCGATTGCCCACGGTGATGCGAAGTCGAGCAAGGTGATCGGCAAGGCCATCGAAAACATCGTCCTGCCGCCGGGTACGACTATTGGTGCGATCATTCGCGACGAAGAAGTGTTGATCGCCCACGACGACACCGTGATCGAAGCTGGCGACCATGTGATTCTGTTCCTTGTGGATAAAAAGCATATTCGCGATGTGGAGAAGTTGTTCCACGTGGGGTTGAGCTTTTTCTGA
- the rsmB gene encoding 16S rRNA (cytosine(967)-C(5))-methyltransferase RsmB, whose amino-acid sequence MNPRLAAAKALAAVLNGKASLNSSLPTQLDKVEDRDRGFTQDLAFGTARWQPRLSALAAKLLQKPFKAADADVEALLLVGLYQLLYTRVPAHAAIGETVGCADKLKKPWAKALLNAVLRRAQRESEALLAELEHDPVVRTAHPRWLQKSLKAFWPEQWEAICTANNAHPPMILRVNRRHHTRDAYLALLSDASVAAKPCVYSQDGIVLDTPGDVRQLPGFAEGWISVQDEAAQLAADLLDLAPGQRVLDACCAPGGKTCHILEVEPKLAGVVAVDLEAKRLVRVRENLERLGLSAELIAADGRDTQTWWDGKPFQRILLDAPCSATGVIRRHPDIKLTRQPDDIGALAVLQGELLDAMWPTLDVGGILLYATCSTLPTENTEVIEAFLARTPGARELDIASQAGIKQPHGRQLLAQEGGHDGFYYAKLIKIAAARG is encoded by the coding sequence ATGAACCCGCGTCTGGCCGCCGCCAAAGCCCTGGCCGCCGTCCTTAACGGCAAGGCTTCGCTGAACAGTTCGTTGCCGACACAACTGGACAAGGTCGAAGACCGCGATCGCGGCTTCACCCAGGACCTGGCCTTCGGCACCGCACGCTGGCAGCCACGCTTATCGGCGCTGGCGGCCAAGCTGCTGCAAAAACCTTTCAAAGCCGCCGATGCTGACGTCGAAGCGCTGTTACTGGTCGGCCTCTACCAGTTGCTGTACACCCGCGTCCCGGCCCACGCCGCCATCGGTGAAACCGTGGGCTGCGCCGACAAGCTGAAAAAGCCGTGGGCCAAAGCCTTGCTCAACGCCGTGCTGCGCCGCGCCCAACGGGAAAGCGAAGCACTGCTGGCCGAGCTTGAGCACGATCCGGTGGTGCGCACCGCTCACCCGCGCTGGCTGCAAAAATCCCTCAAGGCCTTCTGGCCTGAGCAGTGGGAAGCCATTTGCACCGCGAACAACGCGCACCCGCCAATGATTTTGCGGGTCAACCGTCGTCATCACACTCGCGATGCCTACCTCGCCTTGCTGAGCGATGCCAGCGTCGCGGCCAAACCGTGCGTGTATAGCCAGGACGGCATCGTGCTCGACACACCGGGCGATGTGCGCCAGCTGCCGGGTTTCGCCGAAGGCTGGATCAGCGTGCAGGACGAAGCCGCACAACTGGCGGCGGATCTGCTGGACCTGGCACCGGGCCAACGGGTGCTCGACGCCTGCTGCGCACCGGGCGGAAAGACCTGCCACATCCTCGAAGTCGAGCCAAAACTGGCCGGGGTAGTGGCGGTGGACCTGGAGGCCAAGCGTCTGGTTCGCGTACGGGAAAACCTTGAGCGGCTGGGCCTCAGCGCCGAATTGATCGCCGCCGACGGCCGCGACACTCAGACGTGGTGGGACGGCAAGCCGTTTCAGCGCATCCTGCTCGACGCGCCCTGCTCGGCGACCGGCGTGATTCGCCGGCACCCGGACATCAAGCTGACCCGCCAGCCGGATGATATCGGCGCGCTGGCGGTGCTTCAGGGCGAACTGCTCGACGCGATGTGGCCGACCCTCGACGTCGGCGGCATCCTGCTGTACGCCACCTGCTCGACCTTGCCGACCGAAAATACCGAAGTCATCGAAGCGTTCCTCGCCCGCACGCCGGGTGCTCGCGAGTTGGATATCGCCAGCCAGGCCGGCATCAAGCAACCGCATGGCCGCCAGTTGCTGGCGCAAGAGGGCGGTCACGACGGGTTCTACTACGCCAAGCTGATCAAGATTGCCGCTGCGCGCGGTTAA